Proteins encoded together in one Triticum dicoccoides isolate Atlit2015 ecotype Zavitan chromosome 7B, WEW_v2.0, whole genome shotgun sequence window:
- the LOC119342063 gene encoding DNA polymerase lambda-like, protein MAPKRKPAEPPRDAEGIFRGVSAFFVPHGVQPRRLEVWKQKLVQMGGRLEKKDAGAKGARINHVLAADAKALLRELGADWLHRFTGSVVSFDWLEECLKSGERLPEHKFTINYEEEFKPKKAAGTGASNPAKRSKMSSEDPESHKAISGHDGKEEVATGEHRDKTSTHVHDGSGVEKGPGQFAHSQTSSGDTKDTVGSLDTEEASSGEPTTYAPPDLNRNITEIFGKLINIYRAMGDDRRSFSYYKAIPVIEKLPFKIESGDQVKNLPAIGKSLRDHINEIVTTGKLSKLEHFENDEKVRAVSLFGEVWGVGPATALKLYDKGHRTLDDLRKDDSLTYAQRTGLKFFDDIRQRIPRHEVSEMEKLLQEVGNDILPGVTIVCGGSYRRGKSSCGDMDIVITHDDGKSHVGFLPKFVQRLKDINFLREDLIFSVNSIEGTDSGVDTYFGLCTYPGRELRHRIDLKVYPRNRYASGLLAWTGNDVLNRRLRILAESKGYVLDDTGLYLATQSSGGKRAGRSEAIVNCHEEKDVFDTLGFPYLEPHERNL, encoded by the exons ATGGCGCCGAAGCGGAAGCCAGCGGAGCCGCCGAGGGACGCCGAGGGGATATTCCGCGGcgtctccgccttcttcgtcccccACGGCGTGCAGCCCCGCCGCCTcgag GTGTGGAAGCAGAAGCTGGTGCAGATGGGGGGCCGCCTGGAGAAGAAGGACGCCGGCGCCAAGGGCGCCAGGATCAACCACGTGCTCGCCGCCGACGCCAAGGCGCTGCTCCGGGAGCTCGGCGCCGACTGGCTTCACCGCTTCACGGGG AGCGTGGTGTCCTTCGATTGGCTGGAGGAGTGCCTCAAGTCCGGCGAGAGGCTGCCCGAGCACAAGTTCACCATCAACTACGAAGAGGAATTTAAACCCAAAAAGGCAGCTGGTACAGGCGCGTCAAATCCTGCAAAGAGGAGCAAAATGTCATCCGAGGATCCTGAGAGTCACAAAGCAATTAGTGGACATgatgggaaggaggaggtggcTACCGGGGAGCATCGAGACAAAACAAGTACACATGTGCATGATGGTTCAGGTGTCGAAAAGGGGCCTGGCCAGTTTGCACATAGCCAGACTAGCTCTGGGGATACTAAGGATACCGTAGGGTCTCTTGATACTGAG GAAGCTTCTTCTGGGGAACCCACAACATATGCTCCACCAGACCTCAATAGGAACATCACTGAGATTTTTGGAAAACTTATCAACATATATAGAG CCATGGGAGATGACCGGAGATCATTTAGCTATTACAAGGCCATTCCTGTAATCGAGAAACTGCCATTCAAAATAGAAAGTGGCGACCAAGTTAAAAACCTCCCTGCCATTGGGAAATCTTTGAGAGACCAT ATTAATGAAATAGTGACAACAGGAAAGCTTTCCAAACTGGAACACTTTGAGAATGATGAAAAG GTACGGGCAGTCAGCCTATTCGGTGAAGTTTGGGGTGTTGGTCCTGCAACTGCTCTTAAGTTATATGATAAAGGACACCGTACTCTTGATGACCTTCGGAAAGATGACTCACTTACATATGCTCAGAGgactggcttgaaattctttgatGATATCAGACAAAGAATCCCTCGGCATGAG GTCAGTGAGATggagaagcttttgcaagaagttgGGAATGATATCTTGCCTGGA GTGACAATTGTATGCGGAGGATCATACAGACGTGGAAAATCATCTTGTGGTGACATGGATATTGTAATTACTCATGATGATGGTAAAAG TCATGTAGGTTTTctgccgaagtttgttcagaggttGAAGGACATCAATTTTTTAAGGGAGGACCTTATCTTCAGCGTAAACAGTATTGAG GGAACTGACAGCGGGGTTGACACATATTTTGGTCTTTGCACGTATCCTGGGCGTGAGCTGCGGCATCGCATTGACCTCAAG GTATACCCAAGGAACAGATATGCATCCGGGCTGCTAGCCTGGACTGGAAATGATGTTCTAAATCGACG ATTGAGAATACTAGCAGAATCAAAAGGCTACGTGCTTGATGACACGGGTTTGTATCTTGCTACACAGAGCAGTGGTGGAAAGCGC GCAGGGAGATCAGAAGCTATAGTTAACTGCCACGAGGAGAAGGACGTGTTCGACACGCTTGGGTTCCCCTACTTGGAACCTCATGAACGAAATCTATAG